Proteins from a genomic interval of Methanoplanus endosymbiosus:
- a CDS encoding sodium-dependent transporter → MRKESSSIYHVYAIVIIMAERQIWSSRTTFILASVGSAIGLGNLWRFPYVVYANGGGAFLIPYLIALLTIGIPLLILEMGIGYRTRSGAPRAFSRLLGRKYNLFGWMMVLVAFLVVTYYGVIVAWCLDYTVFSLNLSWGSDPPAFFYDSFLNVSDAVDGIGSINIVVLGGAIVAWLWIYTSVFRGVKSLEKMLWITVVLPWILIIVFVVRGITLPGAMDGLAFYLTPDFQALLNPDVWVAAYGQIFYSLSLAFGIIIAYSRLIGEKQDLVKNGVIIALANCFTSIFAGLAVFSTLGYLAHTSGVGVTEVVRGGIELAFITYPSVINALPIMPELFGVLFFLMLVNLGISSSFSIVESLNAGILDYIKKPEWLVTGVICIAAFIVGLIYMTNGGLYMIDLVDHYLMAYILPFIGLLEVVFIGYLYGAPKMRTFINRYSDLHLGRWWDYCICFVVPGFLIFALCLNFYEGIFQPYGGYEMLDNIIVYLLIGVIFILAIFMSRLIRNSDDDDYDDDADSYLPGDMDSDI, encoded by the coding sequence ATGCGAAAGGAATCATCATCTATTTATCATGTTTATGCAATTGTAATAATAATGGCAGAACGGCAAATCTGGAGTTCACGAACGACATTTATTCTGGCATCAGTAGGCAGTGCTATCGGATTGGGAAATCTGTGGAGATTTCCTTATGTCGTTTACGCGAATGGTGGGGGGGCTTTTCTCATTCCTTACCTGATCGCACTTCTCACTATAGGGATTCCTCTTCTTATTCTAGAGATGGGAATCGGCTACAGGACTCGATCCGGTGCTCCCCGTGCCTTCAGCAGGCTACTTGGCAGGAAGTATAACCTGTTCGGATGGATGATGGTTCTGGTCGCATTTTTAGTTGTTACATATTACGGAGTGATCGTCGCCTGGTGCCTTGATTATACTGTTTTCTCTCTCAATCTTTCATGGGGTTCCGATCCACCGGCTTTCTTTTATGATTCCTTTCTAAACGTTTCGGATGCTGTTGATGGGATCGGCAGTATCAACATTGTTGTTTTAGGTGGAGCGATCGTTGCATGGCTCTGGATTTACACATCCGTATTCAGGGGTGTCAAATCATTAGAGAAGATGCTCTGGATCACTGTGGTTCTGCCCTGGATTCTTATCATTGTTTTCGTGGTCCGCGGCATCACGCTTCCGGGTGCGATGGACGGGCTTGCCTTTTACCTTACGCCCGATTTCCAGGCACTTCTGAATCCGGATGTCTGGGTTGCGGCATACGGCCAGATCTTTTATTCACTCTCACTTGCATTTGGGATAATCATCGCATATTCACGTCTTATCGGTGAAAAGCAGGATCTCGTGAAGAACGGAGTCATCATCGCCCTGGCTAATTGTTTCACCTCGATCTTTGCCGGGCTTGCGGTATTTTCCACTCTTGGATATCTTGCACATACCAGTGGTGTTGGAGTAACTGAAGTCGTGAGAGGAGGAATTGAACTGGCCTTCATCACTTACCCGTCCGTTATAAATGCCCTTCCTATTATGCCCGAACTATTTGGCGTTCTTTTCTTCCTGATGCTTGTAAATCTTGGTATAAGCTCGTCTTTTTCCATAGTTGAGAGTCTGAATGCCGGAATTCTGGATTACATAAAAAAGCCGGAATGGCTGGTAACAGGTGTGATCTGTATAGCTGCGTTTATAGTAGGCCTCATTTATATGACGAATGGGGGTCTGTATATGATTGACCTTGTAGACCACTATCTGATGGCTTACATCCTGCCGTTTATCGGGCTTTTAGAGGTGGTATTCATAGGATATCTCTATGGTGCCCCAAAAATGAGGACCTTTATCAACAGGTACTCAGATCTTCATCTGGGCAGGTGGTGGGATTACTGCATTTGTTTTGTCGTGCCCGGTTTTCTGATCTTCGCTCTTTGTCTTAACTTCTATGAAGGTATATTCCAGCCTTATGGAGGTTATGAAATGCTTGACAATATAATCGTATACCTGCTTATCGGCGTGATTTTTATTCTTGCAATATTCATGTCCAGGCTTATCCGTAATAGTGATGATGATGATTATGATGATGATGCGGACTCCTACCTGCCGGGAGATATGGATTCAGATATTTGA
- a CDS encoding IS1 family transposase, protein MARPRGKIDVVCQNPECQYYLKEEGKDIIKRGKDARTSHQRYYCKHCTKFFMETKGTPLFYKHLSEKEIITICKHFVEKNGIRSIERLTGHHRDTIGRLLTDVAEHAAKMNDILIEELDLSPIECDEFWSFIKKKQKNVVKESSEPDFVGDAWTYTAIKRKSYFIISFAVGKHKQATCNVMMNDLYERIKLPDPQSKLEIYTDGNDQYLTSLNALYANPCVNYGQLIKVRKKGRVEEKYKIAVIGEPPLSKIETTDVENSNGILRERVGRLVRKAKTFSKLKPKLESALDIFQFYWNFMNEFKKKSTPGMIEGIIGLTRND, encoded by the coding sequence ATGGCTCGCCCACGTGGAAAAATAGATGTTGTCTGCCAAAATCCTGAGTGTCAATATTATCTCAAAGAGGAAGGAAAGGATATAATCAAACGAGGAAAAGATGCCAGAACTTCTCATCAACGATATTACTGCAAACACTGTACAAAATTTTTCATGGAAACTAAAGGTACTCCCCTATTCTACAAACACCTATCTGAAAAAGAAATTATAACCATTTGCAAGCATTTTGTGGAGAAAAATGGAATAAGAAGCATCGAAAGATTAACGGGTCACCACCGCGATACAATTGGACGGTTGCTTACTGATGTAGCTGAGCATGCAGCAAAGATGAATGATATACTCATTGAAGAACTTGATCTAAGCCCTATAGAATGCGATGAGTTCTGGAGTTTCATTAAAAAAAAACAAAAAAATGTTGTCAAAGAAAGCTCAGAACCAGATTTCGTTGGCGATGCATGGACATACACAGCAATAAAACGAAAATCCTATTTTATAATTTCTTTTGCAGTTGGAAAACATAAACAAGCAACCTGTAATGTCATGATGAATGACCTTTATGAAAGAATTAAGCTCCCTGATCCACAATCAAAACTTGAAATTTATACTGATGGGAATGACCAATATCTGACAAGTTTAAATGCTCTTTACGCTAATCCCTGCGTTAACTATGGTCAGTTAATAAAAGTCCGGAAAAAGGGGAGAGTTGAAGAAAAATACAAAATTGCAGTTATTGGTGAGCCGCCGTTATCCAAAATTGAAACTACTGATGTTGAAAATTCTAATGGAATCCTTCGTGAAAGAGTTGGCCGTTTGGTGAGAAAAGCGAAGACATTCTCAAAGTTAAAACCAAAATTAGAATCAGCATTAGATATTTTTCAATTTTATTGGAATTTTATGAATGAATTCAAGAAAAAATCTACACCAGGAATGATTGAAGGTATAATAGGACTTACGCGAAACGATTAA
- a CDS encoding phosphoadenosine phosphosulfate reductase domain-containing protein, which produces MYKYEWDPETGGYLLTTTSESIVGKELRPVYSSELDLLGFNKYWTYPRDDTKPLLWAENNLYYYLGRIVGKTSGGSLYNRPTLIIIEDGLELTFVDVALMVNKNRVIMDALVHDTLLTIYATYQQFKNNIDIFYVAFSGGKDSIVALDLVHRTLPKNEFLVLFGDTDMELPDTYLFMNVISKFYNDISFHVARAEITSVESWNIFGPPARGIRWCCSVHKTAPQIRYLRNLFKKSNVRGMAFTGIRAEESNARFLYDMVSVSKKHPGQASCHPILQWNSAELFLYIYGNNLPLNEAYKKGNSRVGCLLCPMSGGKHEFIKMSCYPDVMTKYIDIIRNTSSKTFDRLSDMDHFIEDGGWKIRCSGREIKTGKNLIDVISNKKELRIISKCPADDWSEWIKALGEFCQIDNNCYLVTYNNATYHFTVTKNENQSLEVILPLIGGGKSEIYFVSLFKNVFRKAAYCRRCGVCAAECKFGCITMNPDSMKIDGNECKHCAQCLKIKYGCLICSSIKLPLSKGTEKMVGMDRYMTFGFRKEWLDSYFKDPDKFWDHNDLGSKMIPVFKKFLRDAGIISGKRDLTLTRTGQLLRSIGSDSEVTWAIILVNLSYTPQIGWYVRNIVPGTSYTMQDLKALLPEDIKDTVKRNIVSAYRNIMVQTPIGSQIGLGHPQKSGSNVKYLERIKWENPIPEVILYAFYRYAEENIQEDDSIRDNVNYRFTLTEILSEDPDISGLSPSQIFDIDRDTFRHILEGLSIEYSEYISTSFTHDLDNIVLSQNKTSEEILENVMVAIK; this is translated from the coding sequence ATGTACAAATATGAATGGGATCCAGAAACAGGTGGATATCTACTTACAACAACTTCTGAAAGTATTGTTGGAAAAGAACTCCGGCCGGTATATTCTTCTGAATTAGATTTACTAGGATTTAACAAATATTGGACTTATCCAAGAGATGATACAAAACCTTTGCTCTGGGCAGAAAATAACTTATATTATTATTTAGGAAGAATTGTTGGTAAAACGAGTGGTGGAAGTCTCTATAACCGACCTACACTCATAATTATTGAGGATGGATTGGAATTAACCTTTGTAGATGTAGCACTAATGGTGAATAAAAATCGTGTCATAATGGATGCTCTTGTTCATGATACACTTCTCACGATCTATGCTACATACCAACAGTTCAAAAATAACATTGATATTTTTTACGTTGCATTCAGTGGAGGAAAAGATTCAATAGTTGCACTTGATTTAGTACATCGTACTCTTCCAAAAAATGAATTTCTGGTTTTGTTTGGAGATACAGACATGGAACTTCCAGATACATACTTGTTTATGAATGTTATATCAAAATTTTACAACGATATTTCCTTCCATGTGGCCCGTGCTGAAATAACCTCTGTCGAATCTTGGAATATATTTGGTCCCCCAGCACGTGGTATTCGCTGGTGTTGCAGTGTGCATAAGACAGCTCCACAAATTAGGTATTTGCGTAATTTATTTAAAAAATCAAACGTAAGAGGGATGGCTTTTACGGGAATCCGGGCAGAAGAAAGTAATGCCCGTTTCTTATATGACATGGTGAGTGTCAGTAAAAAGCACCCTGGACAGGCAAGTTGCCATCCAATTCTTCAATGGAATTCTGCGGAGCTTTTCCTATATATCTATGGTAATAATCTCCCCCTCAACGAAGCATATAAAAAAGGGAATTCGCGCGTAGGTTGTCTATTATGTCCGATGTCTGGAGGGAAACATGAGTTCATCAAGATGTCTTGTTATCCAGATGTGATGACAAAATACATAGACATAATTCGGAATACCAGTTCAAAAACCTTTGATCGATTATCAGATATGGATCACTTCATAGAAGATGGTGGATGGAAAATACGTTGTTCTGGACGTGAAATAAAAACTGGTAAAAACCTTATAGATGTGATAAGTAACAAAAAAGAGCTAAGAATCATCTCCAAATGTCCGGCGGATGACTGGAGTGAATGGATAAAAGCACTAGGGGAGTTCTGCCAAATAGATAACAATTGCTATCTTGTAACATACAATAATGCGACATATCATTTTACTGTTACCAAAAATGAAAACCAGTCTTTGGAAGTGATTTTGCCACTAATTGGGGGAGGTAAAAGTGAAATTTATTTTGTTTCACTATTCAAAAATGTTTTTCGCAAAGCTGCCTATTGCAGAAGATGCGGAGTATGTGCAGCAGAATGTAAGTTTGGATGTATCACTATGAACCCAGACTCTATGAAAATTGATGGCAATGAATGCAAACATTGTGCTCAATGTCTAAAAATTAAATACGGATGCTTAATATGTTCGTCAATAAAATTACCATTAAGCAAAGGGACTGAAAAAATGGTTGGAATGGATAGATATATGACATTTGGATTCCGGAAAGAATGGCTTGATTCATATTTCAAAGATCCTGATAAATTCTGGGATCATAATGATTTAGGAAGTAAGATGATTCCGGTATTCAAAAAATTTTTACGGGATGCAGGGATTATCTCTGGAAAAAGAGATCTTACACTTACCAGAACAGGACAACTGCTCAGGTCTATAGGTTCAGATTCTGAGGTTACATGGGCAATTATTCTGGTTAATCTCTCATACACTCCTCAAATTGGATGGTATGTAAGAAATATTGTTCCTGGTACCAGTTATACAATGCAAGATCTCAAGGCGCTCCTTCCCGAAGATATCAAAGACACAGTGAAACGCAATATTGTGAGTGCTTACCGTAATATTATGGTACAAACTCCGATTGGAAGCCAGATTGGACTTGGTCACCCTCAAAAATCCGGTTCAAATGTAAAATATTTGGAGAGAATAAAATGGGAAAATCCGATTCCTGAAGTAATATTATATGCCTTCTACAGATATGCAGAAGAAAATATTCAGGAAGATGATAGTATTCGTGACAATGTTAACTACCGGTTTACATTAACCGAGATCTTATCCGAAGATCCAGACATTTCCGGATTGAGTCCCTCACAGATATTTGATATTGATAGAGATACATTCAGGCACATTCTTGAAGGGTTGTCTATTGAGTATTCAGAGTATATTTCAACTTCTTTTACCCATGATTTAGACAATATTGTTCTTTCTCAAAATAAAACATCAGAAGAGATTCTTGAAAATGTCATGGTGGCGATAAAATGA